The following are encoded together in the Thermoanaerobaculia bacterium genome:
- a CDS encoding M1 family metallopeptidase — MTRCLCVTAALLLCATSISARAALGPAVETSQGNPGTPATPAPPPTPPTPPPPAGSPADPHSFGRPAEVAVRHLALDLTVDFESRRLTGSATLDLERRDPAARTLRLDTRDLEIAAVYLDGNPAPAAFTLAKAVPIFGQELAIALDPETRSVRIDYRTRPEAGALQWLAPEQTGGGKSPFLFTQSQAILARTWVPCQDSPGVRMTYSATIRVPKELLAVMSATNPTGRNSSGVYRFEMTHPIPSYLLALAVGDLEFRPLGERSGVYAEPSVVGKAAWEFADTEKMIAAAEKLYGPYRWERYDLLVLPPSFPFGGMENPRLTFATPTILAGDRSLVALVAHELAHSWSGNLVTNATWNDFWLNEGFTVYFESRIMEAVYGRDYSEMQAQLSKRELEAALGETGAGSRETWLYGDLAGRDPDDAPGAIVYDKGYFFLRHLEETVGRETWDRFLHDYFTAHAFQSMTTAGFVTELEKKLLDSNPAIAAKADVQAWVYGPGLPASIADPKSPAFGKVDTELARLAAGTPPGELATTGWVTQQWQHFLRNLPAPSPVATHRLAALDAAFHFTESGNAEILFDWFQRAIAAEYKPAYPALERFLLSVGRRKFIGPLYASLAKTPNGLAFARDVYTRARPGYHPLAQLSLDGLLAPLAPTQTPQSKS, encoded by the coding sequence ATGACCCGATGCCTCTGCGTCACCGCCGCCCTGCTGCTCTGCGCCACTTCGATCTCCGCCCGTGCGGCGCTCGGCCCTGCCGTCGAGACCAGCCAGGGCAACCCGGGGACCCCGGCGACCCCGGCGCCCCCGCCGACCCCGCCGACCCCGCCGCCCCCCGCCGGCTCCCCGGCTGACCCGCACTCCTTCGGCCGCCCGGCCGAGGTCGCCGTCCGCCACCTGGCGCTCGATCTCACGGTCGACTTCGAGAGTCGGCGCCTGACCGGCAGCGCCACCCTCGACCTGGAGCGCCGCGACCCCGCCGCCCGGACCCTCCGTCTGGACACCCGCGACCTCGAGATCGCGGCGGTCTATCTCGACGGCAACCCCGCCCCGGCCGCGTTCACCCTGGCGAAAGCGGTGCCGATCTTCGGCCAGGAGCTCGCGATCGCGCTCGATCCGGAGACCCGATCGGTGCGCATCGACTATCGCACCCGGCCGGAGGCCGGTGCCCTGCAGTGGCTCGCGCCCGAGCAGACCGGCGGCGGCAAGAGCCCCTTCCTCTTCACCCAGTCGCAGGCGATCCTCGCCCGCACCTGGGTCCCCTGCCAGGACAGTCCGGGGGTCCGGATGACCTACAGCGCCACGATCCGGGTGCCGAAAGAGCTCCTGGCGGTGATGTCGGCGACCAACCCGACCGGCCGCAACTCGAGCGGTGTCTATCGGTTCGAGATGACACACCCGATTCCGTCCTACCTTCTCGCCCTGGCGGTCGGCGACCTGGAATTTCGCCCCCTGGGCGAGCGCTCCGGCGTCTACGCTGAGCCTTCGGTCGTCGGCAAAGCCGCCTGGGAGTTCGCCGACACGGAGAAGATGATCGCCGCGGCCGAGAAGCTCTACGGCCCCTACCGCTGGGAGCGCTACGACCTGCTCGTCCTGCCGCCTAGCTTCCCGTTCGGCGGCATGGAGAATCCGCGCCTGACGTTCGCAACGCCCACGATCCTCGCCGGCGACCGTTCCCTGGTCGCCCTCGTGGCGCACGAGCTCGCCCACTCCTGGTCCGGGAACCTGGTGACCAACGCCACCTGGAACGACTTCTGGCTCAACGAGGGTTTCACGGTCTATTTCGAGAGCCGGATCATGGAAGCGGTCTACGGCCGCGACTACTCGGAGATGCAGGCGCAGCTGTCGAAGCGGGAGCTCGAGGCGGCACTCGGCGAGACCGGCGCCGGCAGCCGCGAGACCTGGCTCTACGGCGACCTCGCCGGCCGCGACCCGGACGATGCGCCGGGGGCGATCGTCTACGACAAGGGCTACTTCTTCCTGCGGCACCTCGAGGAAACGGTCGGCCGCGAGACGTGGGACCGCTTCCTCCACGACTACTTCACCGCTCACGCCTTCCAGTCGATGACCACCGCCGGTTTCGTCACCGAGCTCGAGAAGAAGCTCCTCGACTCGAACCCGGCCATCGCGGCGAAGGCCGACGTGCAGGCGTGGGTCTACGGTCCAGGGCTGCCGGCGAGCATCGCCGATCCGAAGTCGCCGGCCTTCGGCAAGGTGGACACCGAGCTTGCCCGCCTGGCCGCCGGAACGCCCCCGGGCGAGCTCGCGACCACCGGCTGGGTTACCCAGCAGTGGCAGCATTTCCTGCGCAACCTGCCCGCACCCTCACCGGTCGCGACGCACCGCCTCGCGGCGCTCGACGCCGCTTTCCATTTCACCGAATCGGGCAACGCCGAGATTCTCTTCGACTGGTTCCAACGCGCGATCGCCGCCGAGTACAAGCCGGCCTATCCGGCCCTCGAGCGCTTCCTGCTCTCGGTCGGCCGGCGGAAGTTCATCGGCCCGCTCTACGCCTCTCTGGCGAAGACTCCGAATGGGCTCGCCTTCGCGCGCGACGTCTACACCCGGGCCCGCCCCGGCTACCATCCGCTCGCCCAGCTGTCGCTCGACGGGTTGCTGGCCCCGCTGGCTCCGACGCAGACGCCGCAGTCGAAAAGCTAG
- a CDS encoding NAD(P)H-quinone oxidoreductase, protein MLAVLPWRLEISGAIAVGEVPAPEPGPGEVRLRVAAAGLNRADLLQMRGQYPPPPGASSIPGLECAGVVDRLGDGVEGFRIGDRVMALLAGGGQGEWVAVPAGQLLPVPTNLTLEEAAAIPEAALTAWTNLVVEGELRAGETVLVTGATSGIGTFAVQLIRALGGKVVAAARSAERLERLRDFGVEHLVPFDADYPKRVRAATGGSGVDLVLDLVAGEWLPPTLDCMAERGRLVLVGLTAGRKVELDLSVILKRRLRIVGSVLRARPVAEKSALVRGFAEFGLPRLADGRLRPVVDRLFPLAEAARAYAHLEHERPLGKVLLTVPPAV, encoded by the coding sequence ATGCTGGCGGTTCTCCCCTGGCGGCTCGAGATCTCCGGCGCGATCGCAGTCGGGGAGGTGCCGGCGCCCGAGCCCGGGCCCGGCGAGGTGCGACTTCGCGTCGCGGCGGCCGGACTGAACCGCGCCGACCTCCTGCAGATGCGCGGGCAGTATCCGCCGCCCCCAGGGGCGAGCTCCATCCCGGGACTCGAGTGCGCCGGCGTCGTCGACCGCCTCGGTGACGGGGTGGAGGGCTTCCGCATCGGCGATCGCGTCATGGCTCTCCTCGCGGGTGGCGGCCAGGGCGAGTGGGTCGCGGTGCCGGCCGGGCAGCTCCTGCCGGTGCCGACGAACCTCACGCTCGAAGAGGCAGCGGCGATTCCCGAAGCCGCTCTTACCGCCTGGACGAATCTGGTCGTCGAAGGCGAGCTGCGGGCTGGCGAGACCGTGCTGGTCACCGGCGCGACCTCGGGGATCGGCACGTTCGCAGTCCAGCTGATCCGCGCGCTCGGCGGCAAGGTCGTTGCCGCCGCGCGCTCGGCGGAACGCCTCGAACGCCTGCGCGACTTCGGCGTCGAGCATCTCGTACCGTTCGATGCCGACTACCCGAAGCGGGTGCGCGCGGCGACCGGCGGCAGCGGCGTCGATCTCGTGCTCGATCTGGTGGCGGGGGAGTGGCTGCCACCGACTCTCGACTGCATGGCCGAGCGCGGCCGCCTGGTTCTCGTCGGTCTCACCGCGGGGCGGAAGGTCGAGCTCGACCTGAGCGTTATCCTGAAACGCCGGCTGCGGATCGTCGGCTCGGTCCTGCGCGCGCGACCCGTGGCGGAGAAATCCGCGCTCGTCCGCGGCTTCGCGGAGTTCGGCCTGCCGCGCCTCGCCGACGGCCGCCTGCGCCCGGTCGTCGACCGTCTCTTCCCGCTCGCCGAAGCGGCACGAGCCTACGCCCACCTCGAACACGAGCGCCCGCTGGGCAAGGTGCTGCTGACCGTGCCGCCGGCGGTCTAG
- a CDS encoding acyl-CoA dehydrogenase family protein: MPPTAATTASTPRPGSQVSEQEARKVAEAARESEWKSPSFMKELFLGNFRLDLVHPYPLTGRERPEFDAFYDAFREFLVTEVDPEAIDATGEYPPHVLDGLRKLGAFGLKIPKEYGGLGFSMLEYSKLMELLGSVDGNVEALLSAHQSIGVPTPLLYFGTEEQKRRFLPRCAAGEISGFALTESDVGSDPARLATTAELSADGTHYILNGSKLWCTNGTIASLLVVMARGAHPPHNKKITAFVVDMKSPGVKVEHRCHFMGLRALANAVISFTDVKVPVENRIGAEGKGLKIALTTLNTGRLAIPAGALGCSKLCLEICRTWAAERVQWGRPVGKHEAITHKLADMAAVTFAMEAMTELACQMADRGGYDIRLEAAAAKLWSTERGWEIVDDTMQIRGGRGYETAQSLAARGEKPIAVEQIFRDFRINRIFEGSSEIMHLFMAREAVDRHLQVAGDLIDPEKPVGAKVKAFFRAAGFCAWWYPSRWLGWGRFPRYAEFDTLATHKRFIDRASRRLARQVFHGMNVHQAKLQFKQGFLFRLVDVADELFAMAAAVSRAEALRRKGDESATQARDLADLFCRGSRRKVAKLFHDLWHNDDDRKYKAGLAVLDGRHEWLHDGTISIDEHHRELAGRAAEASPVAERSPVGVG; encoded by the coding sequence ATGCCTCCGACAGCTGCGACAACCGCCTCCACCCCCCGTCCCGGGAGCCAGGTCAGCGAGCAGGAGGCGCGCAAGGTCGCCGAAGCGGCGCGCGAGAGCGAATGGAAGAGCCCAAGCTTCATGAAGGAGCTCTTCCTCGGCAACTTCCGGCTCGACCTCGTCCATCCTTATCCGCTCACCGGCCGCGAGCGGCCGGAGTTCGACGCCTTCTACGACGCCTTCCGCGAGTTCCTGGTCACCGAGGTCGACCCCGAGGCGATCGACGCTACGGGAGAGTATCCGCCGCACGTCCTCGACGGCCTGCGCAAGCTCGGCGCCTTCGGCCTCAAGATCCCGAAGGAGTACGGCGGTTTGGGCTTCAGCATGCTCGAGTACTCGAAGCTGATGGAGCTCCTCGGCAGCGTCGACGGCAACGTCGAGGCGCTGCTCTCGGCGCACCAGTCGATCGGCGTGCCGACGCCGCTGCTTTATTTCGGCACCGAGGAGCAGAAGCGCCGCTTCCTGCCGCGCTGCGCGGCGGGCGAGATCTCGGGCTTCGCTCTGACCGAGAGCGACGTCGGCTCCGATCCGGCGCGCCTCGCGACCACCGCCGAGCTCTCGGCCGACGGCACGCACTACATCCTGAATGGCAGCAAGCTCTGGTGCACCAACGGCACGATCGCGTCGCTCCTCGTCGTCATGGCCAGGGGAGCGCATCCTCCGCACAACAAGAAGATCACCGCCTTCGTCGTCGACATGAAGTCGCCCGGCGTGAAGGTCGAGCATCGCTGCCACTTCATGGGGCTACGGGCACTCGCCAACGCGGTGATCTCGTTCACCGACGTCAAGGTGCCGGTCGAGAACCGGATCGGCGCCGAGGGCAAGGGACTCAAGATCGCCCTCACCACCCTCAACACCGGCCGCCTGGCGATCCCCGCCGGTGCGCTCGGCTGCTCCAAGCTCTGCCTCGAGATCTGCCGTACCTGGGCCGCCGAAAGGGTGCAGTGGGGCCGGCCGGTCGGCAAACACGAGGCGATCACGCACAAGCTCGCCGACATGGCGGCGGTCACCTTCGCCATGGAGGCGATGACCGAGCTCGCCTGCCAGATGGCCGACCGCGGTGGCTACGACATCCGCCTCGAAGCCGCGGCGGCGAAGCTCTGGAGCACCGAACGCGGCTGGGAGATCGTCGACGACACCATGCAGATCCGCGGTGGCCGCGGCTACGAAACCGCGCAATCGCTCGCGGCGCGCGGCGAGAAGCCGATCGCCGTCGAGCAGATCTTCCGCGACTTCCGGATCAACCGGATCTTCGAGGGCTCGTCGGAGATCATGCACCTCTTCATGGCGCGCGAGGCGGTCGACAGGCACCTTCAGGTCGCCGGCGACCTCATCGACCCGGAGAAGCCCGTGGGCGCGAAAGTGAAGGCGTTCTTCCGCGCCGCCGGCTTCTGCGCCTGGTGGTATCCGTCGCGCTGGCTCGGCTGGGGGCGTTTTCCGCGCTACGCCGAGTTCGACACTCTGGCGACGCACAAGCGGTTCATCGACCGAGCCTCGCGCAGACTCGCGCGCCAGGTCTTCCACGGCATGAACGTGCACCAGGCGAAGCTGCAGTTCAAACAGGGCTTCCTCTTCCGGCTCGTGGACGTCGCGGACGAGCTCTTCGCCATGGCGGCTGCCGTGTCGCGTGCCGAGGCGCTGCGGCGCAAAGGGGATGAGTCCGCCACGCAGGCGCGGGACCTCGCCGACCTCTTCTGCCGCGGCAGCCGGCGCAAGGTGGCGAAGCTCTTCCACGACCTCTGGCACAACGACGACGACCGCAAGTACAAGGCGGGCCTCGCCGTGCTCGACGGCCGGCACGAGTGGCTGCACGACGGCACGATCTCGATCGACGAGCATCATCGCGAGCTCGCGGGCCGCGCCGCGGAGGCATCTCCGGTCGCCGAGCGCTCGCCGGTCGGCGTGGGCTGA
- a CDS encoding EamA family transporter yields the protein MRVTGREIGVFTLLTVIWGTTWAAIRVSLAGIPPVTGVAIRFALAGLVLVAIGHLRGVRFGRLPGEARLWWINAATTFAGSYGIVYWGEQWVPSGLAAVLFATLPLWIVSLGHFLLPGERGGWRRFSGVLFGFAGVAIIFSEDFAKLGGPQVFFASMVFLLAPFVSALGSLSVKRWGGAISPFSVAGVPMLMTGGAMGLLALLIERDRPIAPIFGEGAAAGPWLATLYLALFGSALTFSLYFWLLARRSAVAASLISYTVPICAVLVGWLMFDEPVTWRLVAGGGVVLLGVAATLWSGPGPGAAAAAPAVPQRDKDAALR from the coding sequence ATGCGCGTGACCGGCCGGGAGATCGGCGTCTTCACCCTGTTGACCGTCATCTGGGGGACGACCTGGGCGGCGATCCGGGTCAGTCTCGCGGGGATTCCGCCGGTCACCGGCGTCGCCATCCGCTTCGCCCTGGCGGGGCTCGTTCTGGTGGCGATCGGCCACCTGCGCGGCGTACGGTTCGGCCGGCTGCCGGGCGAGGCTCGCCTCTGGTGGATCAACGCCGCGACCACGTTCGCCGGCTCCTACGGCATCGTCTACTGGGGGGAGCAGTGGGTTCCGTCCGGACTCGCGGCGGTGCTCTTCGCGACGCTGCCGCTGTGGATCGTCTCCCTCGGGCACTTTCTGCTGCCCGGTGAGCGGGGGGGATGGCGGCGCTTCAGCGGCGTCCTCTTCGGCTTCGCCGGGGTCGCGATCATCTTCTCCGAGGACTTCGCGAAGCTCGGCGGGCCGCAGGTCTTCTTCGCCTCGATGGTCTTTCTGCTGGCACCGTTCGTCTCGGCCCTGGGCAGCCTCTCGGTGAAACGGTGGGGGGGCGCGATCTCGCCGTTCTCGGTCGCCGGAGTGCCGATGCTCATGACCGGCGGGGCAATGGGTCTCCTCGCTCTGCTGATCGAGCGCGACCGGCCGATCGCCCCGATCTTCGGGGAGGGTGCCGCCGCCGGCCCCTGGCTGGCGACGCTCTACCTCGCGCTTTTCGGATCCGCCCTGACCTTTTCGCTCTATTTCTGGCTGCTCGCGCGGCGCTCGGCGGTGGCGGCGTCGCTGATCTCCTACACGGTGCCGATCTGCGCCGTGCTGGTCGGCTGGCTGATGTTCGACGAGCCGGTTACCTGGCGGCTGGTCGCTGGCGGTGGAGTCGTCCTCCTCGGCGTGGCTGCGACCCTCTGGTCCGGGCCCGGCCCGGGCGCCGCCGCGGCGGCTCCGGCTGTGCCGCAGCGCGACAAAGATGCCGCTTTGCGGTAA
- a CDS encoding lipid-A-disaccharide synthase N-terminal domain-containing protein, giving the protein MNESAGFLQPLLGQALPWLYVDSRWWTVFGLLGNALFSSRFIIQWLHSERRKELVVPPIFWHLSFWGSSLSLVYAFHIDKLPILLSFAFLPFLYARNLVLLRRGLRTGATG; this is encoded by the coding sequence ATGAACGAAAGTGCCGGATTTCTCCAACCCCTCCTCGGCCAGGCCCTGCCCTGGCTCTATGTCGATTCGCGCTGGTGGACGGTCTTCGGCCTGCTCGGCAATGCCCTCTTCAGCAGCCGGTTCATCATCCAGTGGCTGCATTCGGAGAGGCGCAAGGAGCTCGTGGTGCCGCCGATCTTCTGGCACCTCTCGTTCTGGGGCAGCTCGCTGTCGCTCGTCTACGCCTTCCACATCGACAAGTTGCCGATCCTGCTCTCGTTCGCCTTCCTGCCCTTCCTCTACGCGCGCAATCTCGTGTTGCTGCGCCGGGGGCTCCGGACGGGGGCAACCGGCTGA
- the asnS gene encoding asparagine--tRNA ligase, whose protein sequence is MTTLAPTIRRLKNHIGESVTLRGWIVQKRSSGKIGFLQVRDGSGVVQAVASRADISEAAWADVEQATQESTVHLTGTVKEDKRSPSGVEIQLSDFGVDHLTHDFPITPKDHGTAFLMENRHLWLRSSRQRAALKVRSEVEQGIHDFFHSRDFVRIDSPILTPAACEGTSTLFETDYFGDKAFLTQSGQLYLEPAISAFGRVYCFGPTFRAEKSKTRRHLMEFWMVEPEVAFLEFDGLCNLAEEFVTSLVARVLDRCAEDLKVLERDTKLLEAVVPPFPRITYTEAIERLNAKGNPIAWGDDFGADEETLVAADFDKPLMVSRFPTAFKAFYMQPDPENPKVVLGLDILAPEGYGEIIGGSQRIHDHDFLLQRIREHNLPIEAFQWYLDVRKYGSCPHSGFGMGLERFVAWMCKLDHVRETIPYPRMLYKIYP, encoded by the coding sequence ATGACTACCCTGGCACCTACCATCCGGCGTCTGAAGAACCATATCGGCGAGAGCGTCACCCTGCGAGGCTGGATTGTCCAGAAGCGCTCGAGCGGCAAGATCGGCTTCCTCCAGGTTCGTGACGGCAGCGGCGTCGTGCAGGCGGTGGCGAGCCGCGCCGACATCTCCGAGGCGGCCTGGGCCGACGTCGAGCAGGCGACGCAGGAGTCCACGGTCCATCTGACGGGGACGGTCAAAGAGGACAAGCGCTCTCCCTCGGGGGTCGAGATCCAGCTCTCCGACTTCGGCGTCGATCATCTGACCCACGACTTCCCGATCACCCCGAAGGACCACGGCACCGCCTTCCTGATGGAGAACCGCCACCTCTGGCTGCGCTCCAGCCGCCAGCGCGCGGCGCTCAAGGTGCGCAGCGAGGTCGAGCAGGGGATCCACGACTTCTTCCACAGCCGCGACTTCGTGCGCATCGACTCGCCGATCCTGACGCCGGCGGCCTGCGAGGGAACCTCGACGCTCTTCGAGACCGACTATTTCGGCGACAAGGCGTTCCTCACCCAGTCGGGGCAGCTCTACCTCGAGCCCGCGATCTCGGCTTTCGGCCGGGTCTACTGCTTCGGACCGACCTTCCGGGCGGAAAAGTCGAAGACCCGAAGACATCTGATGGAGTTCTGGATGGTCGAGCCCGAGGTCGCCTTCCTCGAGTTCGACGGCCTGTGCAATCTGGCCGAGGAGTTCGTCACGTCGCTGGTGGCGCGGGTCCTCGACCGCTGCGCCGAGGATCTCAAGGTTCTCGAGCGCGACACGAAGCTCCTCGAGGCGGTCGTGCCGCCGTTCCCGCGGATCACCTACACCGAGGCGATCGAGCGCCTGAACGCCAAGGGCAACCCGATCGCCTGGGGCGACGACTTCGGCGCCGACGAAGAGACCCTGGTCGCCGCCGATTTCGACAAGCCGCTGATGGTGAGCCGCTTCCCGACCGCCTTCAAGGCGTTCTACATGCAGCCCGATCCGGAAAACCCCAAGGTCGTTCTGGGCCTCGACATCCTGGCGCCCGAAGGCTACGGCGAGATCATCGGCGGCAGCCAGCGCATCCACGACCACGACTTCCTGCTGCAGCGCATCCGCGAGCACAACCTGCCGATCGAGGCCTTCCAGTGGTACCTCGACGTGCGCAAGTACGGCTCCTGCCCGCACTCCGGTTTCGGCATGGGTCTCGAGCGCTTCGTCGCCTGGATGTGCAAGCTCGACCACGTCCGCGAGACCATCCCCTACCCGCGGATGCTCTACAAGATCTACCCCTAG
- the rnc gene encoding ribonuclease III, with translation MPTSNGASGGAERRPSRTSKIVPVADRSEILAALESRLGHVFRSRELLDDALTHRSWANEAGGVSHYERIEFLGDAVLGLVTADWLFELHAGRAEGELSLRKSMLVSEDALASYATKIALGEGLRLGAGEERSGGRLKASLLADVLEALFGAVYLDAGFEAARRVVRAYLESASELPLEQRAVDPKTTLQEQVQARGWPLPVYSVVEESGPDHDKIFTVEVRIRGDLAGRGIGRTKKGAEQAAAGGALAVLDSLPASLASEASAASVVSAASPESVASVDGPQEAPSDSSAG, from the coding sequence ATGCCGACCTCGAACGGCGCTTCGGGCGGCGCTGAACGGCGCCCGTCGAGAACGTCTAAGATCGTTCCCGTGGCAGATCGCAGCGAAATCCTGGCGGCCCTCGAATCGCGGCTCGGGCACGTTTTCCGCAGTCGCGAGCTGCTCGACGACGCGCTCACCCATCGTTCGTGGGCGAACGAGGCCGGGGGCGTCTCGCACTACGAACGGATCGAGTTCCTGGGCGACGCCGTGCTCGGTCTGGTCACGGCGGACTGGCTCTTCGAGCTTCACGCCGGACGGGCGGAAGGGGAGCTCTCCCTGCGCAAGTCGATGCTGGTGAGCGAAGACGCCCTGGCGAGTTACGCGACGAAGATCGCCCTCGGGGAGGGGCTGCGGCTCGGGGCGGGAGAGGAGCGGTCGGGGGGGCGCCTCAAGGCGTCGCTCCTCGCCGATGTGCTCGAGGCGCTCTTTGGCGCGGTCTATCTCGACGCCGGTTTCGAAGCGGCGCGCCGGGTCGTGCGGGCCTACCTCGAGAGTGCGAGCGAGCTGCCGCTCGAACAGCGCGCTGTCGACCCGAAGACGACGCTGCAGGAGCAGGTCCAGGCGCGCGGCTGGCCGCTGCCGGTCTACAGCGTCGTGGAGGAGAGCGGCCCCGACCACGACAAGATCTTCACCGTCGAGGTGCGGATCCGCGGCGACCTCGCCGGCCGGGGCATCGGGCGGACGAAGAAGGGCGCCGAGCAGGCCGCGGCCGGCGGTGCGCTCGCCGTCCTGGACTCGCTGCCCGCGAGCCTGGCGTCGGAGGCATCGGCGGCATCGGTGGTATCGGCGGCATCGCCGGAATCGGTGGCATCGGTAGATGGGCCGCAAGAGGCGCCGTCCGACAGCTCCGCCGGTTGA
- the mutL gene encoding DNA mismatch repair endonuclease MutL, protein MPRIQILPDRLVSQIAAGEVVERPSSVVKELVENALDAGATRLEIDLEGGGRQRIRIADDGSGMDRDDALLAFDRHATSKITSMADLEQVATLGFRGEALATIAAVAKVELTTAMAPGEGTRVLLEGGRILAVEPTARTRGTTIDVASLFFNVPARRKFLKSRETELRRCVEVVEGYVLARPDVSFRLRSEGRVLLEASAQAGGEDARSDGLRRRIGEVFGQAFEKLLVKVSSGEAPAAGSEHFAHGFVGSPATARGARRSFVFVNRRLVRDRAVLATFYRAVRDEWRSDEFPSLFLFIELLPFDVDVNVHPQKAEVRFRDPRLMDRLGETLRLALARARGEEAAPLRTTSLLPEAPFAWEGSGGRSFPHQAGFTDEVREGLSAGSVGTVGQAVHLAELSLAPLDRAPVPLSGRGGETRRFRLLGQYKGALILLEGPDGLYLIDQHVAHERVLYERFRRSLATERADSQRLVAPLVLELSRGERLRLVELAPALEPAGFEISELSGGSLAVAATPAVLSPAEGEALLLRLAADSAASPENLGQRILDDFAASLACKAAVKMHQAFSAEKLEALVSELFAAENPYACPHGRPVVLQLTDADLERRFGRR, encoded by the coding sequence ATGCCGCGCATCCAGATCCTGCCCGACCGGTTGGTGTCGCAGATCGCCGCCGGGGAGGTGGTGGAGCGGCCGTCTTCGGTGGTCAAGGAACTGGTCGAGAACGCCCTCGACGCCGGGGCGACGCGGCTCGAGATCGACCTCGAAGGGGGTGGCCGGCAGCGGATCCGGATCGCCGACGACGGCTCGGGGATGGACCGCGACGACGCGCTGCTCGCCTTCGACCGCCACGCCACGAGCAAGATCACCTCGATGGCCGACCTCGAGCAGGTCGCCACCCTGGGCTTCCGCGGCGAGGCGCTGGCGACGATCGCCGCGGTGGCCAAGGTCGAGCTCACCACCGCGATGGCGCCGGGGGAGGGGACGCGGGTGCTCCTCGAGGGCGGCCGGATCCTGGCGGTCGAGCCGACGGCCCGCACCCGCGGCACCACCATCGACGTCGCGTCGCTGTTCTTCAACGTCCCGGCGCGGCGCAAGTTCCTGAAGTCCCGAGAGACCGAGCTGCGGCGCTGCGTCGAGGTGGTCGAGGGCTACGTCCTCGCCCGGCCGGACGTCTCCTTTCGTTTGAGAAGCGAGGGCCGAGTCCTGCTGGAGGCCTCGGCGCAGGCAGGCGGCGAAGACGCGAGATCTGACGGGTTGCGTCGGCGGATCGGTGAGGTGTTTGGCCAGGCGTTCGAAAAGCTGCTGGTAAAGGTAAGTTCGGGCGAGGCACCCGCGGCGGGCTCGGAGCATTTTGCTCACGGTTTCGTCGGCTCTCCTGCGACGGCGCGCGGGGCCCGGCGCAGTTTTGTGTTCGTGAATCGCCGCCTGGTCCGCGATCGCGCCGTGCTCGCGACCTTCTACCGTGCGGTGCGCGACGAATGGCGCAGCGACGAGTTCCCGTCTCTTTTTCTATTTATCGAGCTTTTGCCTTTCGACGTGGACGTCAACGTCCATCCCCAGAAGGCAGAGGTCCGCTTCCGGGATCCCCGGCTGATGGATCGGCTGGGGGAGACGTTGCGCCTTGCGCTGGCGCGGGCGCGCGGGGAGGAGGCCGCGCCGCTGCGGACCACATCGCTCCTGCCCGAGGCGCCGTTCGCATGGGAGGGATCGGGCGGCAGGAGCTTCCCCCACCAGGCCGGCTTCACCGACGAGGTGCGGGAAGGTCTTTCTGCCGGCTCCGTGGGCACGGTGGGGCAGGCGGTCCACCTCGCTGAGCTCTCGCTCGCTCCGCTCGATCGGGCGCCGGTGCCGCTCTCGGGGCGCGGCGGGGAGACACGGCGCTTCCGGCTGCTGGGGCAGTACAAGGGCGCGCTGATCCTCCTCGAAGGGCCCGACGGGCTCTATCTCATCGATCAGCACGTCGCTCACGAGCGGGTGCTCTACGAGCGCTTCCGGCGCTCCCTCGCCACGGAGCGGGCCGACTCGCAGCGTCTCGTCGCGCCCCTGGTTCTCGAGCTTTCGCGCGGCGAGCGCCTGCGTCTCGTCGAGCTCGCGCCGGCGCTCGAGCCGGCCGGCTTCGAGATCTCCGAGCTCTCGGGCGGGTCGCTCGCGGTCGCAGCGACGCCCGCCGTGCTTTCGCCGGCGGAGGGAGAGGCGCTGCTCCTGCGTCTCGCGGCGGACAGCGCGGCCTCACCCGAGAACCTCGGCCAGCGGATCCTCGACGACTTCGCCGCCAGCCTGGCCTGCAAGGCGGCGGTCAAGATGCACCAGGCCTTCTCGGCCGAGAAGCTTGAGGCGCTCGTTTCGGAGCTCTTCGCCGCCGAGAATCCGTATGCCTGTCCGCACGGCCGCCCGGTCGTGCTGCAGTTGACCGATGCCGACCTCGAACGGCGCTTCGGGCGGCGCTGA
- a CDS encoding type II toxin-antitoxin system Phd/YefM family antitoxin — MSDAVTVHEAKTHLSRLLHRVEGGESIVITRGGKPVARLVALDGEPRRPGRLKRKIRIARDFDAPLPAGMMAAFLGQGGEDGE, encoded by the coding sequence ATGAGCGACGCGGTCACCGTACACGAGGCCAAGACCCACCTCTCGCGGCTCCTCCACCGCGTCGAGGGCGGCGAGTCGATCGTCATCACGCGCGGCGGGAAACCGGTCGCTCGCCTGGTGGCGCTCGACGGCGAGCCGCGCCGACCCGGCCGGCTGAAGAGGAAGATCCGCATCGCCCGCGATTTCGATGCGCCACTGCCGGCAGGAATGATGGCTGCCTTTCTCGGCCAGGGCGGCGAAGACGGGGAGTGA